A genome region from Musa acuminata AAA Group cultivar baxijiao chromosome BXJ3-5, Cavendish_Baxijiao_AAA, whole genome shotgun sequence includes the following:
- the LOC135638809 gene encoding protein KINESIN LIGHT CHAIN-RELATED 2-like isoform X1, translated as MQGFARRWLPFPSAPMAVRRAAAAASTSLISSSPRSNLFSTALLTSLLPHISPQTPSPTSPLPRPFRIPLPPKCPLFRRIQTLPQIPPPPHPTPTLQSAATSAEVIAVIEAMESSLDEHDERLGAACFEAAERLDSIGHQDLDRALAFAFRALQFFERKDGGWSVSVAKVLRLMGSISCKMMRFNDSLESLNTAAQILDALRRENSRDDDALKASVAVQLQLSSTKTAMGRRREALINLRKSLDLKRSILEHTSREMGAAYKDLAEAYVVVLDFDEALPLALRALEIYGEQFGEYSAEVVQIRRLLGVIYTGLGENDEALEQNELSRRVLESLSLDEELLQVGIDAANILIELGRLDQAISYLKWVIQKTDKECETRASVLISMAQALCNQEKFGDSRRCLEIASGILDKKELVSPTKVSEAYAEISLIYETMNDFEIALSLMKKALAILQELPQVQHLEGSISMRIGWLLLLTKRVPQSIPYLESAAEKLKDCFGPKHFGLGFVYKHLGQAYLDMDHPQSAAKVLVLAKDIIDESFGLQHEDAIDTCQCLANAYGAMGSYALAMEVQQCVIDAWENHGPSAKDETREAHRLLEQLKKKARGSPAAVFPANSLPLLPQN; from the exons ATGCAAGGGTTTGCTCGGCGTTGGCTCCCCTTCCCCTCTGCTCCCATGGCCGTCAGAAGAGCAGCAGCTGCGGCTTCCACTTCCCTCATCTCTTCTTCCCCCAGATCCAACCTTTTCTCGACTGCTCTTCTCACAAGCCTCCTCCCTCACATCTCTCcccaaaccccttctccaacctcTCCTCTTCCACGTCCTTTCCGCATCCCCTTGCCCCCAAAATGCCCCCTTTTCCGCCGCATCCAAACCCTTCCCCAAATCCCACCACCTCCTCATCCTACTCCTACCCTTCAATCCGCCGCCACTTCCGCAGAAGTCATCGCCGTCATCGAGGCGATGGAGTCCTCCCTCGACGAGCACGACGAGAGGCTCGGCGCTGCCTGCTTCGAGGCGGCCGAGCGGCTGGATTCCATAGGGCACCAGGACCTCGACAGAGCCCTCGCCTTTGCCTTCCGAGCGCTGCAATTCTTCGAGAGGAAGGACGGCGGGTGGTCGGTCTCGGTCGCCAAAGTCCTGCGATTGATGGGCTCCATCAGCTGCAAGATGATGAGGTTCAACGATAGCCTGGAGTCGTTAAACACCGCAGCTCAGATTCTCGATGCACTAAGGCGAGAAAATTCCAGGGACGATGATGCTCTTAAAGCTAGCGTCGCTGTTCAGCTCCAGCTCTCGAGTACAAAGACTGCTATGGGCCGAAGGCGGGAGGCTTTGATCAATCTACGGAAGTCTTTGGACCTTAAACGGTCGATTTTGGAGCATACTTCTAGGGAAATGGGTGCCGCCTATAAGGATTTGGCGGAGGCTTATGTTGTcgttttggattttgatgaggctTTGCCGTTGGCTTTGAGGGCACTTGAGATATATGGTGAACAATTTGGGGAGTACTCAGCAGAAGTCGTCCAGATTAGGCGGCTTCTTGGTGTTATTTATACTGGGTTGGGAGAGAATGATGAGGCATTGGAGCAGAATGAGCTTTCAAGAAGGGTCTTGGAAAGTTTAAGCTTGGATGAAGAATTGCTTCAGGTGGGAATTGATGCGGCTAACATACTGATCGAACTAGGTAGGCTGGATCAAGCGATCAGCTACCTGAAGTGGGTGATTCAAAAGACTGACAAGGAATGTGAGACAAGAGCATCAGTGCTCATCTCGATGGCTCAGGCCTTGTGTAATCAGGAGAAGTTTGGTGATTCTAGAAGGTGCTTGGAAATTGCTAGTGGTATTCTTGACAAGAAGGAGTTAGTGTCTCCCACAAAGGTTTCTGAAGCTTATGCAGAGATATCTTTGATATATGAGACAATGAATGACTTTGAGATTGCTTTGTCTTTGATGAAGAAGGCTCTTGCTATTCTTCAGGAACTTCCACAGGTACAGCATCTGGAGGGAAGCATCTCGATGAGAATTGGATGGTTGCTTCTCTTGACAAAGAGGGTTCCCCAATCCATTCCCTACTTGGAAAGTGCAGCTGAGAAGCTAAAAGACTGCTTTGGTCCAAAACATTTTGGGTTGGGATTTGTGTATAAGCATTTGGGACAAGCATATTTGGACATGGATCACCCACAGTCTGCTGCTAAGGTGCTAGTTCTTGCAAAGGACATCATTGATGAGTCTTTTGGGCTACAGCATGAGGACGCAATTGATACGTGCCAGTGCCTTGCCAATGCTTATGGTGCCATGGGAAG TTATGCTCTTGCAATGGAGGTCCAACAATGCGTAATAGATGCATGGGAAAACCATGGGCCCAGTGCCAAGGATGAAACTAGAGAAGCTCACCGCCTTTTAGAGCAGTTAAAGAAAAAGGCCCGAGGGTCACCTGCTGCAGTATTTCCTGCAAACAGTCTGCCATTGCTTCCACAAAATTAA
- the LOC135638809 gene encoding protein KINESIN LIGHT CHAIN-RELATED 2-like isoform X2, with amino-acid sequence MQGFARRWLPFPSAPMAVRRAAAAASTSLISSSPRSNLFSTALLTSLLPHISPQTPSPTSPLPRPFRIPLPPKCPLFRRIQTLPQIPPPPHPTPTLQSAATSAEVIAVIEAMESSLDEHDERLGAACFEAAERLDSIGHQDLDRALAFAFRALQFFERKDGGWSVSVAKVLRLMGSISCKMMRFNDSLESLNTAAQILDALRRENSRDDDALKASVAVQLQLSSTKTAMGRRREALINLRKSLDLKRSILEHTSREMGAAYKDLAEAYVVVLDFDEALPLALRALEIYGEQFGEYSAEVVQIRRLLGVIYTGLGENDEALEQNELSRRVLESLSLDEELLQVGIDAANILIELGRLDQAISYLKWVIQKTDKECETRASVLISMAQALCNQEKFGDSRRCLEIASGILDKKELVSPTKVSEAYAEISLIYETMNDFEIALSLMKKALAILQELPQVQHLEGSISMRIGWLLLLTKRVPQSIPYLESAAEKLKDCFGPKHFGLGFVYKHLGQAYLDMDHPQSAAKVLVLAKDIIDESFGLQHEDAIDTCQCLANAYGAMGRYVMLLQWRSNNA; translated from the exons ATGCAAGGGTTTGCTCGGCGTTGGCTCCCCTTCCCCTCTGCTCCCATGGCCGTCAGAAGAGCAGCAGCTGCGGCTTCCACTTCCCTCATCTCTTCTTCCCCCAGATCCAACCTTTTCTCGACTGCTCTTCTCACAAGCCTCCTCCCTCACATCTCTCcccaaaccccttctccaacctcTCCTCTTCCACGTCCTTTCCGCATCCCCTTGCCCCCAAAATGCCCCCTTTTCCGCCGCATCCAAACCCTTCCCCAAATCCCACCACCTCCTCATCCTACTCCTACCCTTCAATCCGCCGCCACTTCCGCAGAAGTCATCGCCGTCATCGAGGCGATGGAGTCCTCCCTCGACGAGCACGACGAGAGGCTCGGCGCTGCCTGCTTCGAGGCGGCCGAGCGGCTGGATTCCATAGGGCACCAGGACCTCGACAGAGCCCTCGCCTTTGCCTTCCGAGCGCTGCAATTCTTCGAGAGGAAGGACGGCGGGTGGTCGGTCTCGGTCGCCAAAGTCCTGCGATTGATGGGCTCCATCAGCTGCAAGATGATGAGGTTCAACGATAGCCTGGAGTCGTTAAACACCGCAGCTCAGATTCTCGATGCACTAAGGCGAGAAAATTCCAGGGACGATGATGCTCTTAAAGCTAGCGTCGCTGTTCAGCTCCAGCTCTCGAGTACAAAGACTGCTATGGGCCGAAGGCGGGAGGCTTTGATCAATCTACGGAAGTCTTTGGACCTTAAACGGTCGATTTTGGAGCATACTTCTAGGGAAATGGGTGCCGCCTATAAGGATTTGGCGGAGGCTTATGTTGTcgttttggattttgatgaggctTTGCCGTTGGCTTTGAGGGCACTTGAGATATATGGTGAACAATTTGGGGAGTACTCAGCAGAAGTCGTCCAGATTAGGCGGCTTCTTGGTGTTATTTATACTGGGTTGGGAGAGAATGATGAGGCATTGGAGCAGAATGAGCTTTCAAGAAGGGTCTTGGAAAGTTTAAGCTTGGATGAAGAATTGCTTCAGGTGGGAATTGATGCGGCTAACATACTGATCGAACTAGGTAGGCTGGATCAAGCGATCAGCTACCTGAAGTGGGTGATTCAAAAGACTGACAAGGAATGTGAGACAAGAGCATCAGTGCTCATCTCGATGGCTCAGGCCTTGTGTAATCAGGAGAAGTTTGGTGATTCTAGAAGGTGCTTGGAAATTGCTAGTGGTATTCTTGACAAGAAGGAGTTAGTGTCTCCCACAAAGGTTTCTGAAGCTTATGCAGAGATATCTTTGATATATGAGACAATGAATGACTTTGAGATTGCTTTGTCTTTGATGAAGAAGGCTCTTGCTATTCTTCAGGAACTTCCACAGGTACAGCATCTGGAGGGAAGCATCTCGATGAGAATTGGATGGTTGCTTCTCTTGACAAAGAGGGTTCCCCAATCCATTCCCTACTTGGAAAGTGCAGCTGAGAAGCTAAAAGACTGCTTTGGTCCAAAACATTTTGGGTTGGGATTTGTGTATAAGCATTTGGGACAAGCATATTTGGACATGGATCACCCACAGTCTGCTGCTAAGGTGCTAGTTCTTGCAAAGGACATCATTGATGAGTCTTTTGGGCTACAGCATGAGGACGCAATTGATACGTGCCAGTGCCTTGCCAATGCTTATGGTGCCATGGGAAGGTACG TTATGCTCTTGCAATGGAGGTCCAACAATGCGTAA